The genomic stretch AGCTCGGGCTGAGCCGTGACCAGGTTCACATCGAGGTGATAAGCCCGGGGCGTCCAGGCATCCTGGGCATCGGGGCGGAGGAGGCACGGGTGAGGGTGGTGCCCCTTGAGGCCTATACGCCGCCGGGGGAGGAGGGCCCTGAGGAGGGGGTGGTGGTGAAGGACCCCACCGCCCCGGAGGTGGCCAAGGCCGTGGAGTACTTGCAGGAGATCTTGCGCTTGCTGGGGCTGCGGGCACGGGTGAGCGTGCGGGCCCCCGAGACGGCCGCCGACGGCCGGGGTCGCGCCAGCGCAGTACTAGATGTCGTCGGCGATGAAGGGGAGGACCTCGGCATCCTCATCGGCCGTCGTGGCTCTACCTTGGCCGCCCTTCAGCACATCATCAACGTCATGATCAACCGCCAGTTCGGCACAAGGGTCATCGTCACGGTGGACGTGGAGGGCTATAAGCGCCGACGGGAGGAGTCCCTGCGCAACCTGGCCCTGCGGATGGCCGAAAAGGCCAAGCAGACGGGGCGGCCGGTGACCCTGGAGCCCATGCCCCCGGCCGAGAGGCGCATCGTCCACCTGGCCTTGGTGAATGACCCGGACGTGGTGACCTCCAGCATCGGCAACGGGGAGGCGCGCAAGGTCATCATCTCCCCCAGGCGTCGGCCTCGCCCCTCCAGCCGCTCGTAGGATGCCCCGCTTCCTGGTGGTGGGGCACCTGGTGCAAGACCTGATGCCCGGGGGGTGGCGCCTCGGGGGGACGGCGGCCTATGCCAGCCTGACCGCTGCCCGCTTGGGCCTGGAGGCCCTGGTGGTGACTTCGGCTTCCTTCGTCCCCCAGGAGCTGGAGGGGGTCCAGATGCATGTGGTCCCGTCGCCCGTCACCACCCAGTTCCACAACATCTATGAGGGAGGCAGGAGGCGGCAGGTGGTGACGGCGCGGGCCCAACCCCTGGGCCTTCGCCACATCCCTCCTGCGTGGCGGGGAGCGGAGATCGTGCTCCTGGGGCCGGTGGTGGGGGAGGTGCCTGTGCGGCTGGCCGCCGCCTTCCCGAGGGCCTTGGTGGGTGCCTGCCTCCAGGGGTGGCTGCGCCACATCGGCCCTGGGGGAGAGGTGGGGCCGCGGCCGGCACAGCGCTGGCGGGGGATCCAACACTTGAGGCCTTGCCAGGCCCTCTTCATCTCCGATGAAGACATCTCCTCCCAGGAGGCGGGTCCTGTCCTGGAACGTTGGGCGCAACAGGTGCCCATTGTGGCCTATACCCGTGGGGAGAGGGGGGCGGAGGTGGCCTACAAAGGCATCTGGCGCCACATCGATGCCTTCCCAGCGGTGACGGTGGACCCCACGGGAGCAGGAGACGTCTTCGCTGCTGCCTTCTTGGTAGCCCTATGGGAGGGAGCCGATGCCTTTGAGGCCGCCAGGTTTGCCTCAGCGGCCGCCTCCCTAGTGGTGGAGCGGGAGGGGCTCTTGGGGGTGCCTTGGCGGGAGCAGGTGGCCTCCCGCCTACAGTCCTACCCCGACATCGTCTGCCGCTGAGGGGTGGCCGCCCTGGGCAGGTATTCCAGGCCCCGCGGCAGCTCCGTCACATTTATATCCTTTAGGCGGAAGCGGGCCCTCAGGTCCGTCAGCACCGCCTGGGGATGGAAGGGGCGGCAGGAGAATACATCCACCCACACCATGCCCCGGGCGGGGAAGGTGTGGACGGCGATATGGCTCTCGGCGATCATGACGAAGCCCGAGTAACCCCAGTCCTCAGGCACCGGGCCATTGTAGCGCACCACAGTCGGGGGATAGATGACGCTCATGCCCAGCAGAGAAGGGTAAAGCTCCAACATAGAGCGGACGACGGCCTCATCGGCCAGGAGCTCGGGGTCGCCACCATAGCCATCCACCACCAGGTGCATCTTCACCTCCTCCTAGCAGGGATGAAGGGCTCTGGGGGTATACCCAAGGGCCGTCCCATAGGTTAGCATGAGGCCTTCTGGGGGGCAATGCCTCAGGCTGCCATGTTCTGCTGCCACGGGGCCGCCAGCAGGAGGGCCTCCAGGGCCAGACGAGGGTTGACGTTGTCCTCCAAGTAGCTCAAGGTGCGGGATATGGCCTCCAAAAAGGGGGCCACCATGGCTGGGGGGACGCTAGAGGCCAGCGACTCTAGCTCATCCATCATGGTCACGTGGGAGACCAACTCCTGTGCCCCCGACTGCACTAACAGGACGTCCCGCCACCAACGTCGCCAGACCTCCAGCACCCAGGCCGGGCCCCAGGGGCCGGGCTCGGCGGCTATGGCCTGGGCCATCTCTAACCGCTGGCGCACTCCCAGCCGGGGTATGGAGGCAGCTCGATGCACCTCTTCCTGCCACCGCTGGGCCAGGGATGGGCCGGTGGCCAGGGCGATGGCCAGGCCAGGGCGGCCATGGGCTAGGCGCGCCAGGGCGTATGCTTCCGCCCGCGGGAGCCCCCGTTCCTCCAGGGCGGCGGCCAGTACGGCGGTGGGCACAGGGCACAGGGCCAGCCGATGGCAGCGAGAGCGGACTGTGGGCAACAGGCGCATCTCCCGCGCGGTGACCAGCACCAGGGTCACCTGATCTGGGGGCTCCTCCAACGTCTTCAGGAAGGCGTTCTGGGCCTCTAGGTTCATGGCATCGGCGGGGTCGACTATGGCCACCCGCATGCGCCCTTCGTAGGGCTTTAGATAGAGGGACCGCTCTAGCTCCCGCACCTGGGCTATTCGGATCTCCCTATGCCCACCTTCCACGCTCATCACCTGCACGTCGGGATGGATGCCCTGGGCGATGCGCCGACACTGGTGACAGTGGCCACAAGGCCGCTCCTTGGGGGGAGCAACGCAGTTGAGGGCCTGAGCCAGCCGCAGGGCCAGGGTCCCCTTGCCCACCTGGGGCGGCCCCACTATCAGAAATGCGTGGGGCAGGCGCCCCGCTGCCAGGTAGGCCTCGAGGGCTTGAAGGGGGCCATCATGGCCTATAAGGCCCCACCTGCCCATCATGGCCACACCTCGCACCGCAAAAGGTCATCATAGGTCTCGCGGCGACGCACCAGCCGTGCCTGGCCGTCCCGCACCATCACCACCGCCGGCCGAAGGGAGGCGTTGTAGTTGCTGGCCATGGCCAGGGCATAGGCCCCAGCGGCGGGCACCGCCAGGATGTCGCCAGGGCCCACCGCGGGCAGGGGGACATCCCACATGAG from Dehalococcoidia bacterium encodes the following:
- the jag gene encoding RNA-binding cell elongation regulator Jag/EloR — encoded protein: MTKEGVEATGRTLEEAIDNALAQLGLSRDQVHIEVISPGRPGILGIGAEEARVRVVPLEAYTPPGEEGPEEGVVVKDPTAPEVAKAVEYLQEILRLLGLRARVSVRAPETAADGRGRASAVLDVVGDEGEDLGILIGRRGSTLAALQHIINVMINRQFGTRVIVTVDVEGYKRRREESLRNLALRMAEKAKQTGRPVTLEPMPPAERRIVHLALVNDPDVVTSSIGNGEARKVIISPRRRPRPSSRS
- a CDS encoding PfkB family carbohydrate kinase; translation: MPRFLVVGHLVQDLMPGGWRLGGTAAYASLTAARLGLEALVVTSASFVPQELEGVQMHVVPSPVTTQFHNIYEGGRRRQVVTARAQPLGLRHIPPAWRGAEIVLLGPVVGEVPVRLAAAFPRALVGACLQGWLRHIGPGGEVGPRPAQRWRGIQHLRPCQALFISDEDISSQEAGPVLERWAQQVPIVAYTRGERGAEVAYKGIWRHIDAFPAVTVDPTGAGDVFAAAFLVALWEGADAFEAARFASAAASLVVEREGLLGVPWREQVASRLQSYPDIVCR
- a CDS encoding S-adenosylmethionine decarboxylase, with translation MHLVVDGYGGDPELLADEAVVRSMLELYPSLLGMSVIYPPTVVRYNGPVPEDWGYSGFVMIAESHIAVHTFPARGMVWVDVFSCRPFHPQAVLTDLRARFRLKDINVTELPRGLEYLPRAATPQRQTMSG
- the holB gene encoding DNA polymerase III subunit delta', coding for MMGRWGLIGHDGPLQALEAYLAAGRLPHAFLIVGPPQVGKGTLALRLAQALNCVAPPKERPCGHCHQCRRIAQGIHPDVQVMSVEGGHREIRIAQVRELERSLYLKPYEGRMRVAIVDPADAMNLEAQNAFLKTLEEPPDQVTLVLVTAREMRLLPTVRSRCHRLALCPVPTAVLAAALEERGLPRAEAYALARLAHGRPGLAIALATGPSLAQRWQEEVHRAASIPRLGVRQRLEMAQAIAAEPGPWGPAWVLEVWRRWWRDVLLVQSGAQELVSHVTMMDELESLASSVPPAMVAPFLEAISRTLSYLEDNVNPRLALEALLLAAPWQQNMAA